One genomic window of Capricornis sumatraensis isolate serow.1 chromosome 15, serow.2, whole genome shotgun sequence includes the following:
- the TMEM230 gene encoding transmembrane protein 230 isoform X2, with amino-acid sequence MMPSRTNLATGIPSSKVKYSRLSSTDDGYIDLQFKKSPPKIPYKAIALATVLFLIGAFLIIIGSLLLAGYISKGGADRAVPVLIIGILVFLPGFYHLRIAYYASKGYRGYSYDDIPDFDD; translated from the exons ATGATGCCGTCTCGTACCAACCTGGCTACTGGAATTCCCAGTAGCAAAGTGAAATACTCAAGACTCTCTAGTACAGATGATGGCTACATTGACCTTCAG TTTAAGAAAAGCCCTCCTAAGATCCCATATAAGGCCATTGCGCTTGCTACAGTGCTGTTTTTGATTGGCGCCTTTCTCATTATCATAGGCTCCCTCCTGCTGGCAGGCTATATCAGCAAAGGG GGGGCAGACCGGGCCGTTCCTGTCCTGATCATTGGCATCCTGGTGTTCCTGCCAGGATTTTACCACCTGCGCATCGCCTACTATGCATCCAAAGGCTACCGGGGATACTCCTATGATGACATTCCAGACTTTGATGACTAg
- the TMEM230 gene encoding transmembrane protein 230 isoform X1 encodes MMATLTFREKLTAKASRLWESSFFPDVMRSNLLKFKKSPPKIPYKAIALATVLFLIGAFLIIIGSLLLAGYISKGGADRAVPVLIIGILVFLPGFYHLRIAYYASKGYRGYSYDDIPDFDD; translated from the exons ATGATGGCTACATTGACCTTCAG GGAGAAACTCACTGCTAAAGCCAGCAGATTGTGGgaatcttccttctttcctgatgTCATGAGATCCAATTTATTAAAG TTTAAGAAAAGCCCTCCTAAGATCCCATATAAGGCCATTGCGCTTGCTACAGTGCTGTTTTTGATTGGCGCCTTTCTCATTATCATAGGCTCCCTCCTGCTGGCAGGCTATATCAGCAAAGGG GGGGCAGACCGGGCCGTTCCTGTCCTGATCATTGGCATCCTGGTGTTCCTGCCAGGATTTTACCACCTGCGCATCGCCTACTATGCATCCAAAGGCTACCGGGGATACTCCTATGATGACATTCCAGACTTTGATGACTAg